The Caloenas nicobarica isolate bCalNic1 chromosome 28, bCalNic1.hap1, whole genome shotgun sequence genome window below encodes:
- the LOC135999349 gene encoding olfactory receptor 14C36-like, whose protein sequence is MSYDRYVAICKPLHYGTLLGSRACVHMAAAAWATGFLNALLHTANTFSLPLCKGNALDQFFCEIPQILKLSCSQSYSREAGLLVVSVFLGFGCFVFIVVSYVQILRAVLRIPSEQGRHKAFSTCLPHLAVVSLFVSTGMFAYLKPPSISSPSLDLVVSALYSVVPPF, encoded by the exons atgtcctacgaccgctacgttgccatctgcaaacccctgcactacgggaccctcctgggcagcagagcttgtgtccacatggcagcagctgcctgggccactgggtttctcaatgctctgctgcacacggccaatacattttcactgccactgtgcaagggcaatgccctggaccagttcttctgtgaaatcccccagatcctcaagctctcctgctcacagtcctactccagggaagctgggctccttgtggttagtgtctttttaggatttgggtgttttgtgtttatcgtcgtgtcctatgtgcagatcttgagggccgtgctgaggatcccctctgagcagggacggcacaaagccttttccacgtgcctccctcacctggccgtggtctccctgtttgtcagcactggcatgtttgcctacctgaagcccccctccatctcctccccatccctggacctggtggtgtctgctctgtactcggtggtgcctcca ttttaa
- the LOC135999497 gene encoding olfactory receptor 14J1-like encodes MSNSSSITQFLLLAFTDTRELQLLHFWLFLGIYLAALLGNGLIITTIACDQHLHTPMYFFLLNLALLDLGSISITVPKSMANSLWDTRVISFAGCAAQVFFVCFLFGAEYSLLTIMSYDRYVAICKPLHYGTLLGSRACVHMAAAAWATGFLSALLHTANTFSLPLCKGNALDQFFCEIPQILKLSCSHSYFREAGLLVVTVCLGFGCFVFIVLSYVQILRAVLRIPSEQGRHKAFSTCLPHLAVVSLFLSTGMFAHLKPPSISSPSLDLVVSVLYALVPPAVNPLIYSMRNQELKESIRKVISWAFVNTDHLSITVHK; translated from the coding sequence atgtccaacagcagctccatcacccagttcctcctcctggcgttcacagacacacgggagctgcagctcttgcacttctggctcttcctgggcatctacctggctgccctcctgggcaacggcctcatcatcaccaccatagcctgtgaccagcacctccacacccccatgtacttcttcctgctcaacctcgccctcctcgacctgggctccatctccatcactgtccccaaatccatggccaactctctgtgggataccagggtcatttcctttgcaggatgtgctgcccaggtcttctttgtatgtttcttgtttggtgcagagtattctcttctcaccatcatgtcctacgaccgctacgttgccatctgcaaacccctgcactacgggaccctcctgggcagcagagcttgtgtccacatggcagcagctgcctgggccactgggtttctcagtgctctgctgcacacggccaatacattttcactgccactgtgcaagggcaatgccctggaccagttcttctgtgaaatcccccagatcctcaagctctcctgctcacactcctactttagggaagctgggcttcttgtggttactgtctgtttaggatttgggtgttttgtgttcattgtgctgtcctatgtgcagatcttgagggccgtgctgaggatcccctctgagcagggacggcacaaagccttttccacgtgcctccctcacctggccgtggtctccctgttcctcagcactggcatgtttgcccacctgaagcccccctccatctcttccccatccctggacctggtggtgtctgttctatacgcattggtgcctccagcagtgaaccccctcatctacagcatgaggaaccaggagctcaaggagtCCATTAGGAAAGTGATTTCATGGGCGTTTGTCAATACTGATCATCTTTCCATCACTGTCCACAAATGA